The Coleofasciculaceae cyanobacterium genome has a segment encoding these proteins:
- a CDS encoding M3 family metallopeptidase: MTDATITKNPLLIGKGLPPFNEIKAEHVVPAMTQLLKELEGEVSNLEDNVTPTWSGLVEPLTAIEERLGWSWGIVGHLMSVKNSPELRKADESMQPEIVKFYNKLSQSKPLYEAFRGIKEGAEWEKLNPAQQRIVESSIRDFELSGVGLEGEAKDKFNQIQLESAELSTKFSNNVLDATKAFKLRLTDKKDVDGLPPSALGLMAQTAKAEGNQDATPENGPWVVTLDYPSYVPFMKYATNGKLREKLYKAFLSRASDGEWDNRGNIDRILELRKEKANILGFANFAELSLARKMAPDVAAVQKLQDELRGASYDAAVKEFEELKAFAGQDDLKNWDITYWAEKQREAKFDFNEEELRPYFSLPKVLDGLFGLANRIFGVTITAADGEAPVWHEDVKYFQIADENGDAIAFFYLDPYSRPAEKRGGAWMNDCIGRAKMTVEGKTETRLPIAYLTCNQTPPVEDRPSLMTFGEVTTLFHEFGHGLQHMLTTIDYPGAAGINNVEWDAVELPSQFMENWCYDRPTLFGMAKHYQTDQTLPEEYYQKLVAAKNYMSGSAMLRQLHFGLLDMELHSNYEPGGDETPNDVRDRLAKTTSVLQPIPEDNFLCAFGHIFAGGYAAGYYSYKWAEVLSADAFAAFEEAGLEDEDAVRSVGKRFKDTVLSLGGSLHPMEVFQSFRGREPETEALLRHSGLLDAA, translated from the coding sequence ATGACAGACGCAACTATTACCAAAAATCCTTTATTAATTGGCAAGGGATTACCACCCTTTAACGAAATCAAAGCCGAACACGTTGTTCCAGCAATGACACAACTGTTAAAAGAGTTAGAAGGCGAAGTTAGCAATTTAGAGGACAATGTAACTCCCACTTGGTCTGGTTTAGTTGAACCCCTGACAGCGATTGAAGAACGGTTAGGCTGGAGTTGGGGTATTGTGGGACATTTGATGAGTGTCAAGAATAGTCCTGAGTTGCGGAAAGCTGATGAAAGTATGCAGCCAGAAATTGTCAAGTTCTACAACAAGCTAAGTCAAAGCAAGCCTTTATATGAAGCATTTAGAGGAATTAAGGAAGGTGCAGAGTGGGAGAAACTGAATCCTGCACAACAGCGCATTGTTGAATCTTCAATTCGTGATTTTGAATTGTCTGGAGTTGGTTTAGAAGGGGAAGCCAAAGATAAGTTTAATCAGATTCAATTAGAGTCAGCAGAACTTTCGACTAAGTTTTCTAATAATGTTCTTGATGCGACTAAGGCTTTTAAATTAAGGCTAACTGATAAAAAAGATGTAGATGGTTTACCTCCCAGTGCATTAGGCTTGATGGCGCAAACTGCTAAAGCGGAAGGAAATCAAGACGCTACTCCTGAAAATGGCCCTTGGGTAGTTACGTTGGATTATCCTAGCTATGTTCCCTTTATGAAATACGCTACTAATGGCAAATTGCGGGAAAAACTATATAAGGCTTTTCTCTCTCGTGCTTCTGATGGGGAATGGGACAATCGTGGCAATATCGATCGCATTTTAGAATTAAGAAAGGAAAAAGCCAATATTCTGGGTTTTGCTAACTTCGCTGAGTTAAGTTTAGCCCGTAAAATGGCACCTGATGTTGCAGCAGTACAAAAGCTACAGGATGAGTTACGCGGTGCGAGTTATGATGCGGCGGTTAAAGAATTTGAAGAGTTAAAAGCTTTTGCAGGACAAGACGATCTTAAAAACTGGGACATTACTTATTGGGCGGAAAAACAGCGTGAGGCTAAATTTGACTTTAATGAAGAAGAATTACGCCCTTATTTTTCTTTGCCAAAGGTTTTAGACGGTTTATTTGGTTTAGCCAACCGTATCTTTGGGGTAACAATTACTGCTGCGGATGGAGAAGCACCCGTATGGCACGAAGATGTGAAATATTTTCAAATTGCTGATGAAAACGGAGATGCGATCGCCTTTTTCTATCTCGATCCTTACTCTCGTCCCGCCGAAAAGCGTGGTGGTGCGTGGATGAATGACTGTATTGGTCGGGCAAAAATGACCGTTGAGGGCAAAACCGAAACTCGTTTACCTATAGCATATCTAACCTGCAATCAAACTCCCCCTGTAGAGGATCGACCTAGCTTAATGACCTTTGGAGAAGTAACCACCTTGTTCCACGAATTCGGTCATGGCTTACAACATATGCTGACCACCATCGATTACCCTGGTGCAGCAGGTATTAACAATGTGGAATGGGATGCGGTAGAATTACCAAGTCAGTTTATGGAAAACTGGTGTTATGATCGCCCCACTCTTTTCGGCATGGCGAAACATTATCAAACTGACCAAACGCTTCCCGAAGAATATTATCAAAAGCTAGTTGCTGCGAAAAACTATATGAGTGGTTCGGCAATGCTGCGTCAGCTACATTTTGGCTTGTTAGACATGGAACTCCACTCTAATTATGAGCCAGGTGGAGATGAGACTCCTAACGATGTGCGCGATCGCTTGGCGAAAACTACTAGCGTATTGCAACCTATTCCCGAAGATAATTTTCTTTGTGCTTTTGGACATATTTTTGCTGGTGGATACGCAGCAGGATATTATAGCTATAAGTGGGCAGAAGTGCTCAGTGCAGATGCTTTTGCTGCTTTTGAAGAGGCTGGCTTAGAGGATGAAGATGCAGTTAGATCGGTCGGGAAACGCTTTAAAGATACAGTACTTTCTTTAGGCGGTAGTTTACACCCAATGGAAGTGTTCCAGTCATTCCGTGGCAGAGAACCTGAAACTGAAGCGTTATTGAGACATAGTGGATTACTGGATGCTGCCTAA
- a CDS encoding DUF29 family protein, giving the protein MEEILELKRLIKQQDYQNALLLVEEMEEMGKKAIVDRIYSYVVILLLHLIKQAAEKRTTKSWDVSIRNSCRQIERVNKRRKAGGYYLEKLEIKEIIAEAFDSALDNASLESYEGIYSSEELLKIIDSQEIIDRAFELILAERKERRSYQFL; this is encoded by the coding sequence ATGGAAGAAATACTCGAACTCAAAAGATTAATCAAACAGCAAGATTATCAAAATGCCTTGCTGCTGGTAGAAGAGATGGAGGAAATGGGGAAGAAGGCAATTGTCGATAGAATTTACAGCTATGTGGTTATTCTTCTACTTCACTTAATTAAACAAGCAGCAGAGAAACGTACGACTAAATCTTGGGATGTTTCAATTCGTAACTCTTGCCGTCAAATAGAAAGAGTCAATAAACGCAGGAAAGCTGGCGGCTATTATCTTGAAAAATTAGAAATTAAGGAAATAATCGCAGAAGCATTTGATAGTGCTTTGGATAACGCTTCTTTGGAGTCTTATGAAGGGATTTATTCTTCTGAAGAGTTATTGAAAATAATAGATAGTCAAGAAATTATAGATCGCGCTTTTGAACTAATTTTGGCAGAAAGAAAAGAAAGAAGGTCATATCAATTTCTTTAA
- the nadC gene encoding carboxylating nicotinate-nucleotide diphosphorylase: MVSLPSLIIVDRLLQDWLLEDIGRGDFTTQGLFNSEFQINQAIWIIKEDGVIAGLPIAARVFQLLDKEAQFTLTVKEGDFCQSGTKIAEIEGSREALLTGERVALNLAMRLSGIATVTRNYVNKISDLPARLVDTRKTTPGLRVLEKYATRVGGAINHRMGLDDAVMIKDNHIKAAGGIEKAIALVRNNIPYPLNIEVETTNIEEVEQALQYGADIIMLDNMSLEQMNLAIKIIRQTNLRVKIEASGNITLKTIRAIAETGVDYISSSAPITRSHWLDLSMRIV, encoded by the coding sequence ATGGTCAGTTTACCTTCCTTAATAATCGTCGATCGCCTACTACAAGATTGGTTATTAGAAGACATCGGTAGAGGTGATTTTACGACCCAAGGATTGTTTAATAGCGAATTCCAAATCAATCAAGCGATATGGATTATTAAAGAAGATGGGGTAATTGCAGGATTACCGATCGCAGCGCGAGTTTTTCAACTATTAGACAAAGAGGCTCAATTTACTCTCACAGTTAAAGAAGGAGATTTTTGTCAATCGGGAACAAAGATAGCCGAAATAGAAGGGAGTAGGGAGGCTCTACTAACAGGAGAAAGGGTAGCACTTAATTTAGCGATGCGTTTAAGTGGAATTGCTACAGTTACTCGTAACTATGTAAATAAGATTAGTGATTTGCCAGCTAGGTTAGTAGATACTAGAAAAACTACCCCAGGTTTGAGAGTGCTAGAGAAATATGCCACGCGAGTAGGTGGTGCAATCAATCATCGGATGGGATTAGATGATGCGGTGATGATTAAGGATAATCATATAAAAGCAGCAGGAGGAATAGAAAAAGCGATCGCACTTGTGAGAAACAATATTCCCTATCCTTTAAATATAGAAGTAGAAACAACAAATATAGAAGAGGTAGAGCAAGCCCTACAATATGGTGCAGACATAATCATGTTGGATAATATGTCTCTTGAACAAATGAATTTGGCAATTAAGATAATTCGCCAGACAAATCTCAGAGTTAAGATAGAAGCATCAGGCAATATTACCCTAAAAACTATTCGTGCTATAGCTGAAACTGGCGTTGACTATATATCTAGTAGCGCGCCTATAACGCGATCGCACTGGTTAGACTTAAGTATGAGAATAGTTTAG